A window of the Dictyostelium discoideum AX4 chromosome 4 chromosome, whole genome shotgun sequence genome harbors these coding sequences:
- a CDS encoding ras association domain-containing protein (Similar to RA) gives MGSTDVVIKVFFKDGSYKSLRVNEDDKTKQVCASVLTKVSLKTKNTNKLLLYTAFKENNGL, from the exons tgggatCAACA GATGTTGtgattaaagttttttttaaagatggCAGTTATAAATCTTTAAGAGTGAACGAAGAtgataaaacaaaacaaGTTTGTGCATCAGTACTCACTAAAGtttcattaaaaacaaagaatACCAATAAATTACTTTTATACACTgcttttaaagaaaataatggtTTGTAA